In the Muricauda sp. MAR_2010_75 genome, one interval contains:
- a CDS encoding sigma-70 family RNA polymerase sigma factor, with product MAEHKLHPDTWVDLYADYLFNYAVARVSDAEIAKDLVQETFFAGLNSAKNFKGDAAERTWLIAILKRKVIDHYRKINSKKGKAEVRINYTTDADSDGDWLEEQVADPFSRDGDNVLENEELGFALQECIEKLPTKQAQVFTMKTIQGMSTEDICNELEINPSNLWVMIHRARTALMGCLNENWF from the coding sequence ATGGCAGAACACAAACTACATCCTGATACTTGGGTTGACCTTTACGCCGACTATCTGTTCAATTATGCAGTGGCTCGCGTAAGTGATGCCGAAATTGCCAAAGATTTGGTACAGGAAACCTTTTTTGCCGGACTCAATTCGGCCAAAAACTTCAAAGGTGATGCCGCTGAACGAACTTGGCTCATTGCCATATTAAAGCGAAAAGTGATCGATCATTATCGCAAGATCAATTCCAAAAAAGGTAAGGCCGAGGTACGCATCAACTATACTACGGATGCAGATTCTGATGGGGATTGGCTTGAAGAACAAGTGGCCGACCCATTTAGTAGGGATGGTGACAATGTGCTCGAAAATGAAGAACTGGGATTTGCACTACAGGAATGTATTGAAAAGCTGCCCACAAAACAGGCTCAGGTCTTTACAATGAAGACCATTCAAGGAATGAGCACTGAGGATATTTGTAATGAACTAGAAATTAATCCGTCCAATCTCTGGGTAATGATCCACCGGGCAAGGACGGCCCTTATGGGTTGTTTAAATGAAAATTGGTTTTAG
- the gcvP gene encoding aminomethyl-transferring glycine dehydrogenase encodes MNTEVFAARHIGIAEKDLSQMFETIGVENMEQLIYETIPDDIKLKKALDLPEGISEHEFLTHIQELAQKNKVFKTYIGLGYHESFTPSVIKRNILENPGWYTAYTPYQAEIAQGRLEALLNFQTMVSDLTGMEIANASLLDESTAAAEAMTMLFELRSRQQKKDETVKFFVSEEILPQTLSLLKTRAIPLGIDLVVGNHETFDFSEDFYGALLQYPGKFGQVHDYADFVEKAKAREIKVAVAADILSLVLLTPPGEWGVDVVVGTTQRFGIPLGYGGPHAAFFATKEEYKRSIPGRIIGVTKDTDGNRALRMALQTREQHIKRDKATSNICTAQVLLAVMAGMYAVYHGPNGLKYIADKVHTQTKKLAKSLGSLGFEQLNSAYFDTIKVAVNNSKRLQEVAESKGINLNYVDANTVSISLNEAVSNEDLKTLIACFAESHDIKNHSGQEVEAGHVIPPALQRKAPYLEHEVFNSYHSETELMRYIKKLERKDLALNHSMISLGSCTMKLNAASEMLPLSWAHWSNIHPFAPLNQAEGYQEMLKTLEQQLNVITGFAATSLQPNSGAQGEYAGLMVIRAYHESRGEGHRNICLIPASAHGTNPASAVMAGMKVVVTKTDEKGNIDMADLEEKANLHSENLAALMVTYPSTHGVFESSIKQITKLIHDNGGQVYMDGANMNAQVGLTNPATIGADVCHLNLHKTFAIPHGGGGPGVGPICVAEQLKPFLPTNPVVKTGGEEAITAISAAPWGSSLVCLISYGYIKMLGAEGLTNATKAAILNANYIKDRLKGKFDVLYTGERGRAAHEMIIDCRPFKANGIEVTDIAKRLIDYGFHAPTVSFPVAGTLMIEPTESESLVELNKFCDALLSIRKEIDEASADQPNNVLKNAPHTLEMLTSDSWDYPYNRQKAAFPLPYVAENKFWPSIRRTDEAFGDRNLICTCTPIEAYAEV; translated from the coding sequence ATGAATACAGAAGTGTTTGCCGCCAGACATATTGGCATTGCAGAAAAAGACCTGTCCCAAATGTTTGAGACCATTGGGGTGGAAAATATGGAACAACTCATTTATGAGACCATTCCTGATGATATTAAATTGAAAAAAGCCTTGGACCTTCCGGAAGGGATCAGCGAACATGAGTTCTTGACCCACATCCAGGAACTGGCTCAAAAAAACAAGGTGTTCAAAACCTATATCGGGTTAGGATATCACGAGTCCTTTACCCCTTCCGTGATCAAACGGAACATTTTGGAAAATCCAGGATGGTATACGGCATATACGCCATATCAGGCTGAGATTGCTCAAGGCCGTTTGGAAGCTTTGTTGAATTTCCAGACCATGGTAAGCGACCTTACCGGAATGGAAATTGCCAACGCTTCCCTTTTGGATGAAAGTACCGCAGCGGCCGAGGCCATGACCATGCTGTTTGAACTCCGTTCGCGTCAGCAAAAAAAGGACGAAACCGTTAAGTTTTTTGTGTCCGAAGAAATTCTTCCACAAACCTTGAGCCTGCTAAAAACCCGAGCAATACCTTTAGGTATTGACTTGGTGGTGGGCAACCATGAAACTTTTGACTTTTCCGAGGATTTTTATGGAGCCTTACTTCAATATCCCGGAAAATTTGGGCAAGTGCATGACTATGCCGATTTTGTGGAGAAAGCCAAAGCACGTGAAATCAAAGTAGCGGTTGCTGCCGATATTTTAAGCTTGGTGCTCCTTACCCCTCCAGGGGAATGGGGCGTAGATGTTGTGGTGGGAACCACCCAGCGTTTTGGAATTCCCTTGGGCTATGGAGGTCCACACGCTGCCTTTTTTGCCACCAAAGAAGAATATAAAAGAAGCATTCCCGGAAGAATTATTGGTGTAACCAAGGACACTGATGGTAATCGGGCCTTGCGAATGGCACTGCAAACTCGGGAACAGCACATAAAAAGGGACAAGGCCACCTCCAACATCTGTACCGCACAGGTACTTTTGGCCGTCATGGCAGGAATGTATGCCGTTTACCATGGTCCAAACGGGTTGAAATATATTGCTGACAAGGTCCATACTCAAACCAAAAAATTGGCCAAAAGTTTGGGGTCCCTTGGCTTTGAACAATTGAATTCCGCTTATTTTGATACCATCAAAGTAGCCGTTAATAACTCCAAACGGTTGCAGGAAGTTGCCGAAAGTAAAGGCATCAACCTAAATTATGTTGATGCGAATACTGTTTCCATTTCTTTGAACGAGGCCGTTTCAAATGAAGATCTGAAAACACTGATCGCTTGTTTTGCTGAATCCCATGACATAAAAAATCATAGTGGGCAAGAGGTTGAGGCAGGCCATGTTATTCCACCTGCATTACAGCGAAAAGCTCCATATTTAGAGCACGAAGTGTTCAACAGCTACCACTCTGAAACCGAGTTGATGCGCTACATCAAAAAATTGGAACGGAAGGATTTGGCCCTGAACCATTCCATGATCTCCTTGGGTAGTTGTACCATGAAATTGAATGCCGCTTCGGAAATGCTTCCATTGAGTTGGGCCCATTGGAGCAATATTCATCCATTTGCCCCTCTAAATCAGGCTGAAGGGTATCAGGAAATGTTGAAAACCTTGGAGCAGCAATTAAATGTGATCACTGGATTTGCGGCAACCTCATTGCAACCCAACTCGGGCGCACAAGGAGAATATGCCGGACTGATGGTTATTCGTGCGTATCACGAATCCAGAGGGGAAGGCCATAGAAATATTTGCCTTATTCCAGCATCGGCCCACGGAACCAATCCTGCATCGGCTGTCATGGCCGGAATGAAAGTAGTGGTGACCAAAACCGATGAGAAAGGAAACATTGATATGGCCGATTTGGAGGAAAAAGCGAACTTGCATTCCGAGAATCTTGCCGCTTTGATGGTCACCTACCCATCCACTCATGGTGTATTTGAATCCTCCATCAAGCAGATTACCAAATTGATCCATGATAATGGAGGTCAGGTGTATATGGATGGAGCCAACATGAACGCCCAAGTTGGCCTTACCAATCCAGCTACCATCGGCGCCGATGTGTGCCACCTCAACCTTCACAAAACTTTTGCAATCCCCCACGGAGGCGGAGGTCCTGGTGTTGGTCCTATTTGTGTGGCTGAACAGTTAAAACCTTTTTTGCCCACAAATCCTGTGGTAAAAACCGGAGGTGAAGAGGCTATTACAGCCATTTCTGCAGCACCTTGGGGCAGTTCATTGGTTTGTTTGATTTCCTACGGGTATATTAAAATGTTGGGGGCCGAAGGGCTTACCAATGCCACCAAAGCCGCGATTCTCAATGCCAATTATATCAAAGACCGGTTGAAAGGCAAATTTGATGTCTTGTACACAGGAGAAAGAGGTAGGGCCGCCCACGAAATGATCATTGATTGTAGGCCCTTCAAAGCCAATGGCATTGAGGTGACGGATATTGCCAAACGACTCATAGATTACGGCTTTCATGCACCAACTGTGTCGTTTCCCGTAGCCGGTACCTTGATGATCGAACCCACCGAAAGTGAGAGCCTTGTGGAATTAAATAAGTTTTGTGATGCTTTGTTGTCCATCCGAAAGGAAATTGATGAAGCTAGTGCAGACCAACCCAATAATGTGCTCAAAAATGCACCACATACGTTGGAAATGCTCACAAGTGATTCTTGGGATTATCCCTATAATAGACAAAAGGCGGCGTTTCCGTTGCCCTATGTTGCAGAAAACAAGTTTTGGCCATCAATTAGAAGAACGGATGAAGCGTTTGGGGATCGTAATTTAATATGTACTTGCACGCCCATTGAGGCCTACGCCGAAGTGTAG